Within Pseudomonas brassicacearum, the genomic segment GGCCATACAGGCTCCAATCCCAGCCCGGCGACCAGTCCAGTGCACCGGGCAGGTCCTTTGGCAAGGCGGGTAGCTGGCGGACCGAATCAACGCGTGGCTGCTGGGCGGGGGTGAGCATTTCCAGCAACAGGCTGCCTTGGGCCCGCTGCCCGGCCAGGGCCTGGAGCAGCCATACCTGCAGTGCGTGGTGATCGCGATTGTCGTGCCGCTCTCCCACCACCACCCGAGGCGCCTTGGCCAGGCGTTCGACCAATGCCTGGGGCGTCACGGCCTGGCCATTGTGCAAATCACGGATTCGCCCGCCGAGTGGGGGCGGTGCGATGCTCTGACACGCCGTCAGTACACTCAATGCCAGAATCAGGAGCAGACGCACGTCCGTATCCTCCAGGGCGCCCTCTCAGCGGGCAATGATCAATGGATGCCCACGCTCCGGATGGTCTTGCACCAGCACGTCCAGGCCAAACACCGCCTTGAGGGGTTCCGGGCGCAGCACGTGCCGAGGCGTGTCCAGGGCCGCCGGCCGACCGGACGCGAGCAGCAACAGGCGATCACAATAACGCGCCGCCAAGTTCAGGTCATGCAGGATCACCAGCACGGCAGCGCCGCGACTGGCGAACTCACGCACCGCCTGAAGGATGGTGTGCTGGTGCAGTGGGTCCAACATCGAGGTCGGCTCGTCCAGCAACAGGGTTTGCCCCGCTTCACCTGGCCACAACTGTGCCAACACCCGCGCCAGATGCACCCGCTGACGCTCGCCACCGGACAACGCCAGGTAACTGCGACCATGCAGATGCGCGGCGTCTGCCGCTTGCAGCGCCGAGGCGACGATTTGCTCGTCGCGCAGCCGACCACTCTGGTGCGGCAGGCGTCCCATGCCGACGACTTCCTCGACACGGAAAGCAAAATCCAGGGTCGAGGACTGCGGCAAGACCGCCAGGCGACGGGCGCGTTCGGCACCCTGCCACTGGGCCAGTGGCCGGTCATCGAGCCAGACCTGCCCCTGGGCCGGGCGCAATTCGCCGCACAGCCCCGCCAGCAAAGTACTTTTACCTGCG encodes:
- a CDS encoding heme ABC transporter ATP-binding protein; its protein translation is MLRAQNLHIHRGRKTVLADVDLALNPGEVLGVLGPNGAGKSTLLAGLCGELRPAQGQVWLDDRPLAQWQGAERARRLAVLPQSSTLDFAFRVEEVVGMGRLPHQSGRLRDEQIVASALQAADAAHLHGRSYLALSGGERQRVHLARVLAQLWPGEAGQTLLLDEPTSMLDPLHQHTILQAVREFASRGAAVLVILHDLNLAARYCDRLLLLASGRPAALDTPRHVLRPEPLKAVFGLDVLVQDHPERGHPLIIAR